A part of Desulfobacter sp. genomic DNA contains:
- a CDS encoding acetyl-CoA carboxylase biotin carboxyl carrier protein subunit — MAIEILSPMPGTICQVNVDAGDNVVEDQELLLLEAMKMENPIIATGAGVVKDIKVKNGEQVGTKQVLVVIEEA, encoded by the coding sequence ATGGCCATTGAAATTTTAAGTCCAATGCCCGGAACCATCTGCCAGGTGAATGTGGATGCGGGCGATAATGTTGTTGAAGACCAGGAACTGCTGCTCCTTGAGGCCATGAAAATGGAAAATCCGATTATTGCCACGGGGGCCGGGGTCGTCAAAGATATCAAGGTGAAAAACGGGGAGCAGGTAGGCACCAAGCAGGTGCTTGTGGTCATTGAAGAGGCCTGA
- a CDS encoding biotin/lipoyl-binding protein, with protein sequence MEYNLDINGESRTLDVRSQTESGAEVRMGDASYDLAFSRMDERKICLDINGCQVNAWVEKTRGGSLVILNGKRYFILDKDAQEQSGGTRKKSGAGQEPDTVTPPMPAVVIQVPVSQGDWVEKGDTVVVVSAMKMETSLKAPYGGKITRIGVCEGDKVMPGDILADIEKAEAGEAA encoded by the coding sequence ATGGAATATAATCTGGATATAAACGGGGAGAGCCGGACCCTGGATGTCCGGTCCCAGACGGAATCGGGCGCAGAAGTCCGGATGGGGGACGCATCCTATGATCTGGCATTCTCCCGGATGGATGAGCGTAAAATCTGTCTTGATATCAACGGCTGCCAGGTCAATGCCTGGGTGGAAAAGACCCGCGGAGGCAGCCTGGTCATCCTCAACGGGAAACGGTATTTTATCCTGGATAAGGATGCCCAGGAACAGTCCGGTGGAACCAGGAAAAAATCCGGGGCCGGGCAGGAACCGGATACGGTTACCCCGCCCATGCCGGCCGTTGTCATCCAGGTGCCGGTGTCCCAAGGGGACTGGGTGGAAAAGGGGGATACCGTGGTGGTGGTCTCTGCCATGAAGATGGAAACCTCCCTTAAAGCCCCCTACGGCGGGAAAATTACCCGCATCGGCGTCTGTGAAGGGGACAAGGTCATGCCCGGGGATATTCTGGCGGACATTGAAAAGGCAGAGGCGGGGGAGGCGGCATGA
- a CDS encoding acyl--CoA ligase, translating to MNRPFPSVIEDHAKNQPDHVVYSFFDQSVTYAEFNRQIDVVAKNLLELGMRPGDRISTLLPQSPAFSTLYMAAGRIGAVMVPLDPRFKAGEMAALCRRTSPRILVTLAFPDEIKAEVEQLIKVYEFEAVFSYLGALDDKAVRPYETLAQGEAAPVPEEFHPKGDDPYIIIFTSGTTGRPKGAVLSHNNTWAMARATTEAWQLNASDKFLCNMPTSHVAGTHDMLAAQFYAGATGVLVPKFDPQGTLDMISKEGLTFMGGVPTMHRLIFKNADFSKVDLSSVKCVVTSGEPSSAELIRQIAKAFPRAKVVASWGMSETGGFFTFTGMDDGFEIVEETEGKPGRGFEMEIRTPSGEQVPIGDVGEIWVKGDSVIKGYMDPEDDKGVFDDGWMSTGDLGKLDENGYLHFMGRIKEMYISGGYNVYPMEIESYLNTYKGVNTSAVLEIPDPVWGETGVAFVIPEQGAELNRDALLAYCKEGLADYKRPRKIIITQDVPRSLIGKIAKNELRKSINDYL from the coding sequence ATGAACAGGCCATTCCCATCGGTGATTGAAGACCATGCCAAGAATCAGCCCGACCATGTCGTGTATTCGTTTTTCGACCAGTCGGTGACCTATGCTGAATTCAACCGACAGATTGATGTGGTTGCCAAAAATCTTCTGGAGCTGGGGATGCGGCCAGGGGACCGGATATCCACCCTTTTGCCCCAATCGCCCGCGTTCTCCACCCTTTATATGGCCGCCGGCAGGATCGGTGCCGTCATGGTTCCCCTGGATCCCAGATTTAAAGCCGGAGAGATGGCGGCCCTCTGCCGCCGGACCTCCCCCAGAATTCTGGTGACCCTTGCCTTTCCCGACGAAATCAAGGCCGAAGTTGAGCAGTTGATCAAGGTCTATGAATTCGAGGCGGTGTTCTCATATCTGGGGGCGTTGGATGACAAGGCGGTGAGGCCCTATGAAACCCTGGCCCAAGGGGAAGCCGCACCTGTGCCGGAAGAATTCCATCCCAAGGGGGATGACCCCTATATCATCATATTTACCAGCGGCACCACCGGCCGTCCCAAGGGCGCCGTGCTCAGTCACAACAATACCTGGGCCATGGCCAGGGCCACCACAGAGGCCTGGCAGTTAAATGCCTCTGATAAATTCCTGTGCAATATGCCCACCAGCCATGTGGCCGGTACCCATGATATGCTGGCCGCCCAGTTTTATGCCGGAGCCACAGGGGTCCTGGTCCCCAAATTCGATCCCCAGGGAACCCTGGATATGATTTCAAAGGAGGGGCTGACCTTTATGGGCGGTGTGCCCACCATGCACCGGCTCATATTCAAGAATGCGGATTTTTCCAAGGTGGATCTCTCCTCTGTCAAATGTGTGGTCACCTCGGGAGAACCCTCCTCTGCGGAATTGATCCGGCAGATCGCAAAGGCGTTTCCCCGGGCAAAAGTGGTGGCTTCCTGGGGAATGAGCGAGACAGGCGGCTTTTTTACTTTCACCGGCATGGACGACGGATTTGAAATCGTGGAAGAGACCGAAGGAAAACCCGGCAGGGGATTTGAAATGGAGATCAGGACCCCTTCAGGGGAACAGGTCCCCATAGGTGATGTCGGTGAGATCTGGGTGAAGGGGGACAGTGTGATCAAGGGGTATATGGACCCCGAAGATGACAAGGGGGTTTTCGATGATGGCTGGATGAGCACCGGCGATCTTGGAAAACTGGATGAAAACGGGTATCTGCACTTTATGGGCCGGATTAAGGAGATGTACATCAGCGGCGGGTATAATGTGTATCCCATGGAAATTGAATCATACCTGAATACGTATAAAGGGGTTAACACCTCGGCGGTATTGGAGATCCCGGATCCTGTATGGGGCGAAACAGGGGTTGCTTTTGTCATCCCTGAGCAGGGTGCTGAACTGAACCGGGATGCGTTATTGGCCTATTGTAAAGAAGGGCTTGCCGACTATAAGCGACCCAGAAAGATTATCATTACCCAGGATGTGCCCCGGTCCCTGATCGGGAAAATTGCAAAGAATGAACTGCGCAAATCCATAAACGACTATTTATAA
- a CDS encoding acetyl-CoA carboxylase biotin carboxylase subunit, which produces MFNKILIANRGEIAVRVMRTCRDMGIKTVAVYSDADAAALHRLEADEAVCIGPSDPGQSYLNMDRIIAAAKETGAQAVHPGYGFLSENHEFALKCEQAGLVFIGPPARVIREMGDKLTARQIMINADVPVIPGLSGGEYTLDEMLAAAEDLGYPVLLKASAGGGGKGIRVVNAAHEMAEALESASREAVNAFGDGRVYLEKFFTRARHIEFQILADSRGHTIHLLERECSIQRRHQKIIEETPSVAVDDDLRERMGRAACNAARAAGYVNAGTVEFLLDDRGNYYFLEMNTRLQVEHPVTEFVTGIDLVRRQIEVAAGLPLDMEQEDILGRGHSIECRIYAEDPENGFLPSPGKIEYYKVPSGPGIRNDAGVYSGAAVPVEYDPILSKLTVHGETREQAIAKMMNALAGYVVLGVRTPVDFLADVLDCEAFRKGEVFTDFIDTDFSDWSPKAADADLAALAFIAAELLPGQQVSGTGLGPVTAHTPFNTLGRWTL; this is translated from the coding sequence ATGTTTAATAAAATACTCATTGCCAACCGGGGCGAAATCGCGGTGCGGGTCATGCGGACCTGCAGGGATATGGGCATTAAAACCGTGGCGGTCTATTCCGATGCCGACGCGGCCGCCCTCCATCGGCTGGAGGCCGACGAAGCGGTCTGCATCGGTCCTTCGGATCCCGGGCAAAGCTATCTGAATATGGACAGGATCATCGCGGCGGCAAAGGAAACCGGTGCCCAGGCCGTGCATCCGGGATACGGTTTTTTGTCGGAGAACCATGAATTTGCGTTGAAATGCGAGCAGGCCGGCCTGGTCTTCATCGGACCGCCGGCCCGGGTCATCCGGGAGATGGGGGACAAGCTCACGGCCCGGCAGATCATGATCAACGCGGATGTACCCGTGATCCCGGGACTGTCCGGCGGGGAATATACCCTGGATGAGATGCTGGCAGCAGCCGAGGATTTGGGTTACCCCGTACTCCTCAAGGCCAGTGCCGGGGGCGGGGGCAAGGGCATCCGGGTGGTGAACGCCGCCCATGAGATGGCCGAGGCCCTGGAATCGGCCTCAAGGGAGGCGGTGAACGCCTTTGGCGACGGCCGGGTCTACCTGGAAAAATTTTTTACCCGGGCCCGGCACATTGAGTTCCAGATCCTGGCGGACAGCCGGGGCCATACCATCCATCTGCTGGAGCGGGAATGCTCGATCCAGCGACGTCACCAAAAGATCATCGAAGAGACCCCCTCGGTGGCCGTGGATGACGATCTGCGGGAGCGCATGGGACGGGCGGCCTGCAATGCGGCCCGGGCGGCCGGGTATGTGAATGCCGGCACCGTGGAGTTCCTTCTGGATGACAGGGGCAATTACTATTTCCTTGAAATGAACACCCGGCTCCAGGTGGAGCACCCGGTGACGGAATTTGTCACGGGCATTGATCTGGTCCGCCGGCAGATTGAAGTGGCGGCGGGGCTGCCCCTGGATATGGAACAGGAAGATATTCTGGGCCGGGGCCATTCCATCGAATGCCGGATCTATGCCGAAGACCCGGAAAACGGCTTTTTGCCCAGTCCCGGAAAAATCGAATATTACAAGGTGCCCTCGGGCCCGGGGATCCGCAACGATGCCGGGGTTTACAGCGGTGCCGCGGTTCCCGTGGAATACGACCCCATCCTGTCCAAGCTTACGGTTCACGGGGAAACACGGGAACAGGCCATCGCAAAAATGATGAATGCCCTGGCCGGTTATGTGGTCCTGGGCGTCCGGACGCCGGTGGATTTTCTGGCCGATGTCCTGGACTGCGAGGCCTTTCGGAAGGGGGAGGTGTTCACGGATTTCATCGACACCGATTTTTCAGACTGGTCGCCCAAGGCGGCTGATGCAGATCTGGCCGCTCTGGCATTCATTGCCGCCGAGCTTCTGCCGGGGCAGCAGGTGTCGGGCACGGGCCTGGGACCTGTTACGGCCCATACCCCCTTTAACACCCTGGGCAGATGGACCCTTTAA
- a CDS encoding methylcrotonoyl-CoA carboxylase — MDVIETQIDINSENYKRNYKEMAGLVEDLNRELDIAMNQRSEKALRRHEESGKIPAARKLELLLDRNTPFLEIAPLAARDQYGGKIHKAGIVAGIGMVAGKECMITISDATIKGGSMYPLSVKKTLRCQTIAMENRLPYINLMDSAGAYLPMQSEIFPDIDDGGRVFFNQARMSKMGIPQIVGVMGLCTAGGAYGVAMCDEIVHVKDHGAIFLGGPPLVKAATGDEVSADELGGPMVHCSESGVSDYFAEDDPHAIAIIRNIVKNLPENDKSRLSFQSPKPPVYDPRELYGIVSPDLAKPYDIREVIARVVDGSQFLEFKEMYGSTLVTGWAYIHGYPVGILANNGILFSESAQKGTQFIQLCDKRKIPLVFIQNINGFIVGKAYEKGGITKDGHKMVNAVSNCSVPKFTMVVGASFGAGNYAMCGRAYSPRMLWMWPNAQIGVMGGVQAADVLITITNDQRVRMGQPPMSEEEAAAIKEPVVGSALKEGNAYYSTAMLWDDGIIDPAKSRDVLGLGISAALNAPLHQEPYGYGVFRM; from the coding sequence ATGGATGTAATTGAAACCCAGATCGATATCAATTCGGAAAACTACAAGCGAAATTACAAGGAGATGGCGGGCCTGGTTGAGGACCTGAACCGGGAACTGGATATCGCCATGAACCAGCGGTCGGAAAAGGCCCTGCGCCGCCATGAAGAATCGGGCAAGATTCCGGCGGCCAGAAAGCTTGAACTGCTTCTGGACAGGAATACCCCTTTTCTTGAGATCGCCCCCCTGGCGGCCAGGGACCAGTACGGCGGAAAGATCCACAAGGCCGGGATCGTGGCCGGCATCGGCATGGTGGCCGGCAAGGAGTGCATGATCACCATCAGCGATGCTACCATCAAGGGCGGTTCCATGTATCCGCTTTCGGTGAAAAAAACCCTGCGCTGCCAGACCATTGCCATGGAAAACCGGCTGCCCTATATCAATCTCATGGATTCGGCCGGCGCCTACCTGCCCATGCAGTCAGAAATTTTTCCGGATATTGACGACGGGGGCCGGGTTTTTTTCAACCAGGCCCGGATGTCCAAGATGGGGATCCCGCAGATCGTGGGGGTCATGGGGCTGTGTACGGCCGGCGGGGCTTACGGGGTGGCCATGTGCGATGAAATCGTCCATGTAAAAGACCACGGCGCCATCTTCCTGGGCGGCCCCCCCCTGGTAAAGGCGGCCACCGGCGACGAGGTTTCTGCGGACGAACTGGGCGGGCCCATGGTCCACTGCAGCGAGTCCGGGGTATCCGATTACTTTGCCGAGGACGACCCCCATGCCATTGCCATCATCCGCAACATCGTGAAAAATCTGCCGGAGAATGACAAGTCCAGACTCTCTTTCCAGTCGCCCAAACCGCCGGTTTACGATCCCAGGGAACTTTACGGCATCGTGAGCCCTGATTTGGCCAAACCCTACGATATCCGTGAGGTCATCGCCCGGGTGGTGGACGGGTCACAATTTTTGGAGTTCAAAGAGATGTACGGCTCCACCCTGGTCACGGGCTGGGCTTATATCCACGGGTATCCCGTCGGCATCCTGGCCAACAACGGCATCCTTTTTAGCGAAAGCGCCCAAAAGGGCACCCAGTTCATCCAGCTTTGCGACAAGCGAAAGATTCCCCTGGTATTCATCCAGAACATTAACGGGTTCATTGTGGGCAAGGCCTATGAAAAGGGGGGGATCACCAAGGACGGCCACAAGATGGTCAATGCGGTGTCCAACTGCTCGGTGCCCAAGTTCACCATGGTGGTGGGGGCCTCCTTCGGGGCGGGCAACTACGCCATGTGCGGCCGGGCCTACTCTCCGCGCATGCTCTGGATGTGGCCCAATGCCCAGATCGGGGTGATGGGCGGGGTCCAGGCGGCGGATGTGCTCATCACCATCACCAATGACCAGCGGGTACGCATGGGGCAGCCGCCCATGAGTGAGGAAGAGGCCGCCGCCATTAAGGAGCCGGTGGTGGGCAGCGCCCTCAAGGAGGGCAATGCCTATTATTCCACTGCCATGCTCTGGGACGACGGCATCATTGATCCGGCCAAGTCCAGGGATGTGCTGGGGCTGGGGATTTCCGCCGCCCTGAATGCGCCCCTGCATCAGGAACCATACGGCTACGGCGTATTCAGGATGTAA
- a CDS encoding DUF1446 domain-containing protein, whose translation MGNTQQPLIIANCSGFLGDRLSAAREMVEGGPIDVLTGDYLAELTMALLFRMKMKSPDKGFALPFLRQMEEIMGPCLDKGIKVVANAGGLNPPGLAAALKEVASELGLHPRIASVDGDDLLARLPELQAAGEDFYHLDSGEKLAEAQGAPLTANAYLGGWGITRALDEGADIVVGGRIADAALVSGPCAWKFNWGPCDWDCLAGAYAAGHIIECGTQATGGNYSFMAEIPDYKNMGFPIAEVNEDGSFVITKHHGTGGRVSTGTVTAQLMYEIREPAYKTPDVTAHFDSLVLEEEGEDRVKVTGNRGTPPPDTTKVCINTFWGQKNAMTVVLTGLDIEKKAALVEDLLFESLGGKENFAQTDVQLIRSDREDPDHNDLAFAQLRITVMDPDAKKAGKFFSAKVVELALASIPGFTVTAPPGAGSPAIRHWPTLVGADKITQAVSLGGHIFEVPQALDSDLAGATPAVAPPTLPPALNFDKEKTRQMPLGRLFATRSGDKGGNANLGVWAGDDRAYGFLFNYLTCDRLKELLPDMAPYEIERYDLPNLRAVNFYIKGVLGHGVAASVRSDPQAKTLGEYLRAKIIEVPVSVL comes from the coding sequence ATGGGCAATACGCAGCAACCGTTGATTATCGCAAACTGCAGCGGATTTCTAGGCGACCGGCTGTCGGCGGCAAGGGAGATGGTGGAGGGGGGGCCCATAGACGTGCTCACCGGCGACTATCTGGCCGAGCTGACCATGGCCCTGCTTTTCCGCATGAAGATGAAATCACCGGACAAGGGATTTGCCCTGCCGTTTCTCAGGCAGATGGAGGAAATCATGGGCCCCTGCCTGGACAAGGGGATTAAGGTGGTGGCCAATGCGGGTGGACTCAATCCACCGGGCCTTGCCGCTGCCCTGAAAGAGGTGGCATCCGAACTGGGGCTGCACCCGAGAATCGCGTCGGTGGACGGGGACGATCTTCTGGCCCGGCTGCCGGAACTCCAGGCGGCCGGGGAGGATTTTTATCACCTGGATTCCGGTGAAAAACTGGCCGAGGCCCAGGGCGCTCCCCTGACGGCCAATGCCTATCTTGGCGGCTGGGGCATCACCCGGGCCCTTGATGAGGGGGCCGACATCGTGGTGGGGGGGCGCATCGCTGACGCCGCCCTGGTCTCCGGTCCCTGCGCCTGGAAATTTAACTGGGGGCCCTGTGACTGGGATTGCCTGGCCGGGGCCTATGCCGCCGGGCATATCATTGAATGCGGCACCCAGGCCACAGGGGGCAATTACTCCTTCATGGCTGAGATCCCGGATTATAAGAATATGGGGTTTCCCATCGCCGAGGTCAACGAAGACGGTTCCTTTGTCATCACCAAGCACCATGGCACCGGCGGCCGGGTGTCCACGGGCACGGTGACGGCCCAGCTCATGTATGAAATCCGTGAACCGGCATATAAAACCCCGGACGTAACCGCCCATTTTGACAGCCTGGTGCTGGAAGAGGAGGGAGAGGACCGGGTGAAGGTGACCGGCAACCGGGGCACCCCCCCGCCGGATACCACCAAGGTGTGCATCAATACCTTCTGGGGCCAGAAAAATGCCATGACCGTGGTGCTCACGGGCCTGGATATTGAAAAAAAGGCAGCGCTGGTGGAGGACCTTCTTTTCGAGTCCCTGGGGGGGAAGGAAAATTTTGCCCAGACCGATGTCCAGCTCATCCGGTCGGACAGGGAAGACCCGGACCACAATGACCTGGCCTTTGCCCAGTTGCGGATCACGGTGATGGACCCCGACGCCAAAAAGGCGGGCAAGTTCTTTTCCGCCAAGGTGGTGGAACTGGCCCTGGCCAGCATTCCCGGGTTCACCGTAACGGCACCGCCCGGGGCGGGAAGTCCCGCCATCCGGCACTGGCCCACCCTGGTGGGGGCGGATAAGATCACCCAGGCGGTTTCCCTTGGAGGGCACATCTTCGAGGTGCCCCAGGCCCTGGATTCGGACCTGGCAGGCGCGACTCCGGCCGTGGCGCCGCCAACACTGCCCCCCGCCCTTAACTTTGACAAAGAAAAGACCCGGCAAATGCCCCTGGGACGGCTTTTTGCCACCCGGTCCGGGGACAAGGGCGGCAATGCCAACCTGGGGGTCTGGGCCGGAGATGACAGGGCCTACGGCTTTTTGTTCAACTACCTGACCTGCGACCGCTTAAAGGAACTGCTGCCGGACATGGCCCCCTACGAGATAGAGCGCTACGACCTGCCCAACCTGAGGGCGGTGAACTTTTATATCAAAGGGGTGCTGGGCCACGGGGTGGCCGCTTCGGTTAGAAGCGATCCCCAGGCCAAGACCCTGGGCGAGTACCTGAGGGCTAAAATCATTGAGGTGCCGGTGTCGGTGTTATAA
- a CDS encoding enoyl-CoA hydratase/isomerase family protein — protein MSDLVYEKKGAVGWITINRPQQGNTISPEAIFLFIEYLDKAEADKGVRAVCLTAAGERIFCSGADLGGAMQASSEEKEKMFNAYAGLLARIAQFPKPTVARINGHCLAGGTGFMLGCDIVVAREDAKFGTPEVNVGLFPMMIGSLIFRNVLRKKAMEMILLGEKLTAAQALDMGLVTRVCPANTFDGETEKILESLAAKSPIGLALGKEAFNACEGLDLKPALSRLSQGLQAVAGTRDAAEGITAFIEKRKPVFTGD, from the coding sequence ATGAGTGATCTGGTTTACGAGAAAAAGGGGGCGGTGGGCTGGATAACCATTAACCGTCCCCAACAGGGCAACACCATCAGTCCCGAGGCCATTTTCCTGTTTATAGAATACCTTGACAAGGCCGAGGCCGACAAAGGGGTGAGGGCCGTCTGCCTCACTGCCGCAGGGGAGCGGATATTCTGCTCCGGCGCCGATCTGGGGGGGGCCATGCAGGCCTCCTCCGAGGAAAAAGAAAAGATGTTCAACGCCTATGCCGGGCTTCTGGCCCGGATTGCCCAGTTCCCCAAGCCCACGGTGGCCAGGATAAACGGCCACTGCCTGGCCGGGGGCACGGGCTTTATGCTGGGCTGCGATATTGTCGTGGCAAGGGAGGATGCCAAATTCGGCACCCCCGAGGTGAATGTGGGGCTTTTCCCCATGATGATCGGGTCGCTGATTTTCAGAAACGTGCTACGGAAAAAGGCCATGGAGATGATCCTTTTGGGCGAAAAACTGACAGCTGCCCAGGCCCTGGACATGGGGCTGGTGACCCGGGTCTGCCCGGCAAATACCTTTGACGGGGAAACCGAAAAAATCCTGGAATCCCTGGCCGCTAAAAGCCCCATCGGCCTGGCCCTGGGCAAAGAGGCCTTCAACGCCTGCGAGGGGCTGGACCTGAAACCGGCCCTCTCCCGGCTCTCACAGGGGCTCCAGGCCGTGGCCGGTACCCGGGATGCGGCCGAGGGGATCACGGCATTTATTGAAAAACGCAAACCGGTATTTACGGGGGACTAA
- a CDS encoding acyl-CoA dehydrogenase family protein, protein MGSDIYFNKEHGLVRKAVRDFVNKEINPYVDQWEEEGMAPLRDIFKKMGELGFIGIRFDEKYGGEGLDYWYETIVLEECARIHCWGIPMAIAVQSNMATPALEQFGSEYIKETYLTPALKGEMVAAIAVTEPDAGSDVAALKTTAVREGDHYILNGSKTFITNGLQADFLTLLARTSDEPGYHSFSLFVVPTDIEGFSVSKKLDKLGMRSSDTAELFFDNVKIPAENLIGVEGEGFIHQMQQFQHERFAVLPMAYIGVEETIKETVAYLKERVVFGKPLIKKQVLRHRLAEWLSRAETLRHLAYHIVRMKIAGQDVTREISMGKLLGGDLLNEVTSGCLQMFGGMGFMNEMRISRRFRDARLISIGGGASEVMSEIIGKTCGF, encoded by the coding sequence ATGGGAAGTGATATCTACTTTAACAAGGAACATGGACTGGTCCGCAAGGCGGTGCGGGATTTTGTGAATAAGGAGATCAACCCCTATGTGGACCAGTGGGAGGAAGAGGGCATGGCCCCCCTCCGGGATATCTTCAAAAAGATGGGAGAGCTGGGATTCATCGGTATTCGCTTTGACGAAAAATACGGGGGAGAGGGCCTGGATTACTGGTACGAGACCATCGTGCTGGAGGAATGTGCCAGAATCCACTGCTGGGGCATTCCCATGGCCATTGCAGTGCAGTCCAATATGGCCACCCCCGCCCTGGAGCAGTTCGGATCGGAGTATATTAAGGAGACCTATCTCACGCCGGCCCTGAAAGGGGAAATGGTGGCGGCCATCGCCGTTACCGAACCCGATGCCGGTTCCGATGTGGCGGCCTTGAAAACCACGGCCGTGCGGGAGGGGGACCATTATATCCTGAACGGGTCCAAAACCTTTATCACCAACGGGCTCCAGGCGGATTTCCTGACCCTGCTGGCCCGGACCTCCGATGAGCCGGGGTACCACAGCTTCAGCCTATTTGTGGTGCCCACGGATATTGAGGGATTTTCCGTGTCAAAAAAACTGGACAAGCTGGGCATGCGCAGCTCGGACACGGCGGAGCTTTTTTTCGATAATGTGAAGATTCCTGCGGAAAATCTTATCGGCGTGGAGGGGGAGGGGTTTATCCACCAGATGCAGCAGTTCCAGCACGAGCGATTTGCCGTCCTGCCCATGGCCTATATCGGGGTGGAAGAAACCATCAAGGAGACCGTTGCCTATCTCAAGGAGCGGGTTGTTTTCGGCAAGCCCTTGATTAAAAAACAGGTGCTGCGTCACCGCCTGGCCGAATGGCTTTCCCGGGCCGAAACCCTGCGCCACCTGGCCTACCATATTGTGCGAATGAAAATCGCGGGCCAGGATGTCACCAGGGAAATTTCCATGGGCAAGCTCCTGGGCGGGGATCTGCTCAACGAGGTGACCTCGGGCTGCCTGCAGATGTTCGGCGGGATGGGATTCATGAATGAAATGCGCATTTCACGCAGATTCAGGGATGCCCGGCTGATATCCATCGGCGGCGGTGCCAGCGAGGTGATGAGTGAGATCATCGGCAAAACCTGCGGGTTCTAA
- a CDS encoding carboxyl transferase: MWKKEVEEIEKRKRIAYELGGEKGVSRQHGQGKMTVRERIDLLLDSGTFKETGVMAGAATYVNNNQDLETLTPCPIVIGRGKIDGRKVIVQGDDFTIRGASVGRLFKAKLAYNGKMAHEMRLPLVRLLDGAGGTIREVADIGYLELPVVNDVAMGMLADLMSEIPMVSVALGPVSGIGALLAVESHFSVMVKEKSQVFVGGPPLVQFAQGQKVTKEELGGYRIHTRQSNVIDNEAESEEDAINQAKRFLDYLPSNVWEMPQRKYAEKDDPERREEDLLSIVPRDGRKTYDMRRIMEGIFDTDSLFEIGKYQGRSQITSLARLNGYPVGVLANDTRFKAGAFAWDVAEKFQRFVDMCDTFHLPVVNLIDQPGFFIGVESETYGTIRKGVRASFSVTQATVPWASIYVRKCFGVAGGAQSDPAKLNWRYAWPSAYWGNIPIEGGVYAAHRAEIEAAQNPYELHDELQAYYRGFARPFRAAEHFGIEDIIDPRETRPLLCDWVETIFSREESNLGIKKRGMRC, from the coding sequence ATGTGGAAAAAAGAAGTGGAAGAAATCGAAAAGAGAAAAAGAATTGCCTATGAACTCGGCGGAGAAAAAGGGGTCAGCCGGCAGCATGGTCAGGGGAAGATGACGGTCCGGGAACGGATTGACCTTCTGCTTGATTCAGGCACATTCAAGGAAACCGGCGTCATGGCAGGGGCCGCTACCTATGTGAACAATAACCAGGATCTTGAGACGCTTACCCCCTGTCCCATCGTCATTGGACGGGGAAAGATAGACGGCAGGAAAGTGATTGTCCAGGGGGATGATTTCACCATCCGTGGGGCATCTGTGGGCCGTCTGTTCAAGGCCAAGCTGGCCTATAACGGGAAAATGGCCCACGAGATGAGGCTGCCCCTGGTCAGGCTTCTGGACGGTGCCGGCGGCACCATCCGGGAGGTTGCGGATATCGGCTATCTTGAACTTCCCGTGGTCAATGACGTTGCCATGGGCATGCTGGCGGATCTCATGTCGGAGATTCCCATGGTTTCCGTGGCCCTGGGTCCTGTTTCAGGCATTGGGGCATTGCTTGCGGTGGAATCCCATTTTTCCGTTATGGTCAAGGAAAAAAGCCAGGTTTTTGTGGGGGGGCCGCCCCTGGTCCAGTTTGCACAGGGACAGAAGGTGACCAAGGAGGAATTGGGCGGATACAGGATACATACCCGGCAGAGCAATGTGATCGATAATGAGGCGGAGAGCGAAGAGGATGCCATAAATCAGGCGAAACGCTTTCTGGATTATCTGCCGTCGAATGTATGGGAAATGCCCCAGAGAAAATATGCGGAAAAGGATGATCCGGAGCGGCGGGAGGAGGACCTCCTGTCAATTGTTCCCAGGGACGGGAGAAAAACATACGACATGAGACGGATAATGGAAGGCATATTTGATACGGATTCCCTGTTCGAGATCGGAAAATACCAGGGGCGCTCCCAGATCACTTCCCTTGCGCGGCTCAACGGTTATCCAGTGGGGGTGCTGGCAAACGACACCCGGTTCAAGGCTGGGGCATTTGCCTGGGATGTGGCTGAAAAGTTCCAGCGGTTTGTGGATATGTGTGACACCTTCCACCTGCCTGTGGTCAACCTGATTGATCAGCCCGGCTTTTTTATCGGTGTGGAATCGGAAACCTATGGCACCATCAGGAAAGGGGTGCGGGCCAGTTTTTCCGTTACCCAGGCAACGGTCCCCTGGGCCTCCATCTATGTGAGAAAATGTTTTGGTGTGGCAGGCGGTGCCCAATCCGATCCCGCAAAGTTGAACTGGCGGTATGCATGGCCCTCAGCCTATTGGGGAAATATTCCCATCGAAGGCGGGGTATATGCCGCCCACAGGGCGGAAATTGAAGCGGCGCAAAATCCATACGAACTCCACGATGAGCTCCAGGCGTATTACAGGGGGTTTGCCCGGCCTTTCAGGGCGGCAGAGCACTTCGGTATAGAGGATATCATTGATCCCAGGGAAACCAGGCCCCTGCTCTGCGACTGGGTGGAGACCATTTTCAGCCGTGAAGAATCAAATCTGGGTATCAAAAAACGGGGTATGAGGTGTTAG